The DNA window GCCGCGTCGACGTGCTGGTCAACAATGTCGGTGGCACGATCTGGGCCAAGCCCTACCAGGAATACGAAGAAGACCAGATCGAGGCTGAAATCCGTCGTTCGCTGTTCCCCACGCTGTGGTGCTGCCGGGCCGTGCTGCCCGCGATGCTCGCGCAGGGCGCCGGTGCGATCGTGAATATATCGTCGGTAGCCACGCGCGGCATCCACCGCATCCCGTATTCGGCGGCCAAGGGTGGCGTGAACGCATTGACGGCCAGCCTGGCAATGGAGCACGCGCAGGACGGCATCCGTGTCAACGCGGTAGCCACCGGCGGCACGGAAGCGCCGCCCCGCGTGGTGCCGCGCAATCCCGAGCCGCTCAGCGCGCGGGAGCAGGTGTGGTACCAGGGGATCGTCGACCAGACCGTGGCGAGCAGCCCGATGCATCGCTACGGCACCATCGACGAGCAGGTGGCCGCCATCCTGTTCCTTGCCTCCGACGAAGCGTCGTACATCACCGGCAGCGTGCTGCCGGTCGGTGGCGGAGACCAGGGATAAGGGCGAAGACCCGCCAGGCCGGACGCAGCCTCGATCACTTCGCGGCCACGCTGAAACAACGATTCGCAACAACACCAATCCAGCAAGGAGACACGCATCATGCGGCAAATCGACGTGCAAGGCATGGCGGACAACGCCCGGTTCAACCGCTTCCATGCCAGCATCCTGGCATGGTGCGCCATCATCATCATCTGCGACGGCTATGACCTGGCAGTGGCGGGCATCGCGCTGCCTTCGATCATGAAGGAAATGGGCATCACCGCGCAGAATGCCGGATTCATGGTCAGCTCGGCGCTGTTCGGCATGATGTTCGGCGCGATCTTCCTCGGCACGATCGCCGACCGCATCGGCCGCCGCGCCGCCATCGCCATCTGCCTGGCGCTGTTTTCCGTCTTCACCGCCGCGGCTGGCATGACGAACGATCCATATGTGTTCAGCGCGATGCGTTTTCTCGCAGGACTCGGGATCGGCGGAGTCATGCCGAACGTGGTGGCCCAGATGACGGAATACGCGCCGAAGAAAATCCGCGCCACGCTGGTCACCCTGATGTTTTCAGGGTATGCCGTGGGGGGCATGCTGGCAGCGCTGCTGGGCAAGGGCATGATCGAGGCGTGGGGCTGGCAATCGGTATTCCTGGCCGCCGGCGTGCCGGTCGTGCTGATTCCGTTCGTCCTGAAGTCGCTGCCGGAATCCCTGCCGTTCCTGGTGCGGGCAGGGCGGCTCGACGAGGTGACGGAGATCATCGGCAAACTCGAGCCAACGTTCATGCCGCGGCACGACGATGCCTACGCGCTGCCGTCGGCGGACCGTGCTTCCGGTGCGCCGATCGGCCGGCTGTTCCAGGATGGCCGCGGCTTCTCGACGGTGATGTTCTGGATCGCGTTCTTCATGTGCCTGTTCATGGTGTATGCACTGAGCTCGTGGCTGGCGAAGCTGATGGCGGGAGCAGGCTACAGCCTGGGATCGGCATTGACGTTCGTGCTGGTGCTGAACTTCGGCGCGGTCATCGGTGCGGTCGGCGGCGGCTGGCTGGCCGACCGCTTCCACATCAAGTATGTGCTGGTGGCCATGTATGCGCTGGCCGCCGTGTCGATCACGCTGCTCGGCTATCCGGTATCGACACCCGTGCTGTTCGTGCTGGTCGGCCTGGCCGGCGCCTCCACCATCGGCACCCAGATCGTCACCTACGCCTACGCCGGCCAGTTCTACCCAGCGGCAGTGCGCACCACTGGTATCGGCTGGGCTTCCGGCGTGGGCCGCGCCGGCGCGATCATGGCGCCCATCGTGATCGGCACGCTCGTCGGCATGATGCTGCCCCTCCAGTACAACTTCATCGCGATCGCCATCCCGGCCGTGATCGCCGCGGTGGCCATCGGCTTGATCCGGCACGGCAAGTCCGCCGCCGCGCACGGACCCGTTGCCGAAAAATTTGCCGAGCCTGCAAAGGCCTGATCCACCGGCTTGCCATGCCCTTTCGTGCGGCATAAAGCCTGCTACCGCCACGGCTTGACGCGGCGCACGACTGGCGTGCGCCGCCGTCGCGCAACGCTGAGTACCATCGCAAAAAACGTCAAGGAGAAAACCATGCCGCGAGGAGCGAGCCCGAAGCGCGAGCGCGAAGCCAAGAAGCTGGAGCGCAAGTTCAAGAAGGAAAAACGGTATGCCGGCCGCGAGGACGAGGTTGCCGCCCGCATCGTCAACAAGCAGCGCGCCAAGAGCGGCGAGACAAAGACACGCCACAAGCCGCCGAGCCGCTCGGCATCGCGGCGCAAGTCCCGCACGAGCCGTTCGCGCACTCGCCGGTCGCCGAAGAAATCCTGAGCATTGCCACCGCGTGCACGCCCCGGCAGGGAACCATGGACGACGCCACGCACAAAGTGAAGGGTGAACGCGTAGAGGAGGGCGGCGCCGGCCTGCCGCCCGCGGCCGCCCCGGCGCCAGACCCATCGCGCGAAGCATCGCAGAAAGTGATCTACGCCGCGATCGTCGCCAACCTGGGCATCGCCGCCGCCAAGTTCACCGTGGCAGGCATCACCGGCAGCGCGGCGATGGTGGCCGAAGGCATCCACTCGGCCGTGGACACGGGCAACGAACTGCTGTTGCTGCTGGGCGAGCGGCGCAGTGCGCGCCCGCCCGACCGCCAGCATCCGTTCGGCTATGGCAAGTCGCTGTACTTCTGGGCGCTGATCGTCGCGCTGTCGGTGTTTTCGCTGGGTGGCGGGCTGTCGATCTACCACGGCGTCGCCGCGCTCCAGGCCCCGCCGCCGCTGGAAGACCCGTTGTGGAACTATGTCGTGCTCGGGGCCGCCGCCGTGTTCGAGGGCTACAGCTGGAACGTGTCGCGCGAGGCCCTGAACGCCGTACGCAGGCCCGGCACGTCGCTGTGGCAGGCCGTTCGCGCCAGCAAGGATGCATCGGTCTTCACGGTCTTCATCGAAGACTCGGCCGCGCTGCTCGGCATCGCGATCGCCGCGGCCGGCATCGCGCTGGGCCACTACTTCGACAATCCGTATATCGACCCGGCCGCCTCGATCCTCATCGGCCTGCTCCTGGTGGGCGCGGCCGCGATGCTGGCGCGGGAAACCGGCGGCCTGCTGGTGGGCGAAAGCATCGACCGCGACGAACTGGCGGCCCTGCACGCGCTGTTTGCACGCGAGAGCGCACTGGAGTCGGTGGCAAGTTTGCGCACCATGCAGATGGGCCCTGGCGACTTGCTGCTCGCGGCATCCGTCCAGTTCCGGCGCGGCATGCCGATCGACGAGGTGGAGCAGGCGATCGCCCGGCTCGAGGCGGCGGTGGCGGCCGGGCATCCCGCGATCCGCCACATCTATTTCGAGGCATCCTCCTTGCGCGCTGTCCTGCACTGACGGCGGGCCGCGCCCGCAGCCAATGAAGCCGCGCGAAGCGCCTACCGTGGCGCAGCCTGCTTCAGATCCATGGTGTCGGGATCCGAGTCGCCTGCCAGCGGGGCGCCCCGCAGCTTCAGCCACACGAACCCGAGCACGCCCGCAAGCAGCGATGCGGCCAGGATGGCCATCTTCGCGCCATTGATCACGTCCGCCTGGCCCGTGAACGCGAGATTGGTGATGAAGATCGACATCGTGAAGCCGATCCCGCCCAGCAATCCCGCCCCCGCGATGTGCCGCCAGCCCAGGTCGAGCGGCAGGCGGCACAGGCTCAGCGCCACGGCTGCAAAGCTGAACAGGACGATGCCGACCGGCTTGCCGACGACCAGGCCGGCGATGATGCCCAGGCTGTTGATGCTCGCCAGCTCCGCAGCCCAGTCCGCGCCGATCACGATGCCCGTATTGGCCAGTGCGAAAATCGGCAGGATCAGGAAGGTGACCGGTTTGTGCAGGAAATGCTCGAGGCGGTGCGAGGGCGACGCGGTGTCGTCCTCCTTCGTGGAATACGGGATCGCAAAGGCCAGCAGAACGCCGGCAATGGTCGCGTGCACGCCCGACTTGAGCATCAGGAACCACAT is part of the Pseudoduganella lutea genome and encodes:
- a CDS encoding MFS transporter gives rise to the protein MRQIDVQGMADNARFNRFHASILAWCAIIIICDGYDLAVAGIALPSIMKEMGITAQNAGFMVSSALFGMMFGAIFLGTIADRIGRRAAIAICLALFSVFTAAAGMTNDPYVFSAMRFLAGLGIGGVMPNVVAQMTEYAPKKIRATLVTLMFSGYAVGGMLAALLGKGMIEAWGWQSVFLAAGVPVVLIPFVLKSLPESLPFLVRAGRLDEVTEIIGKLEPTFMPRHDDAYALPSADRASGAPIGRLFQDGRGFSTVMFWIAFFMCLFMVYALSSWLAKLMAGAGYSLGSALTFVLVLNFGAVIGAVGGGWLADRFHIKYVLVAMYALAAVSITLLGYPVSTPVLFVLVGLAGASTIGTQIVTYAYAGQFYPAAVRTTGIGWASGVGRAGAIMAPIVIGTLVGMMLPLQYNFIAIAIPAVIAAVAIGLIRHGKSAAAHGPVAEKFAEPAKA
- a CDS encoding cation diffusion facilitator family transporter, whose amino-acid sequence is MDDATHKVKGERVEEGGAGLPPAAAPAPDPSREASQKVIYAAIVANLGIAAAKFTVAGITGSAAMVAEGIHSAVDTGNELLLLLGERRSARPPDRQHPFGYGKSLYFWALIVALSVFSLGGGLSIYHGVAALQAPPPLEDPLWNYVVLGAAAVFEGYSWNVSREALNAVRRPGTSLWQAVRASKDASVFTVFIEDSAALLGIAIAAAGIALGHYFDNPYIDPAASILIGLLLVGAAAMLARETGGLLVGESIDRDELAALHALFARESALESVASLRTMQMGPGDLLLAASVQFRRGMPIDEVEQAIARLEAAVAAGHPAIRHIYFEASSLRAVLH
- a CDS encoding 1,6-dihydroxycyclohexa-2,4-diene-1-carboxylate dehydrogenase, which produces MTQEPNNTRERFRGKVVIVTGAAQGIGRGVALAAAREGARLVLADRAGLVRQVAAECIDLGARVAVVQSDLESYAGAVAVIDAALAGFGRVDVLVNNVGGTIWAKPYQEYEEDQIEAEIRRSLFPTLWCCRAVLPAMLAQGAGAIVNISSVATRGIHRIPYSAAKGGVNALTASLAMEHAQDGIRVNAVATGGTEAPPRVVPRNPEPLSAREQVWYQGIVDQTVASSPMHRYGTIDEQVAAILFLASDEASYITGSVLPVGGGDQG